In Desulfarculaceae bacterium, the following are encoded in one genomic region:
- a CDS encoding acetyl-CoA carboxylase biotin carboxyl carrier protein subunit, which yields MGRYTLAEIKAPMGGKVIKISVNVGDSIGEDDEVAVLEAMKMEMPILCEEDGTVAEIKVEPGQTVEAEQVLVVLS from the coding sequence ATAGGGAGGTACACCTTGGCAGAAATTAAAGCACCCATGGGCGGCAAAGTCATCAAGATCTCGGTCAACGTCGGCGACTCCATTGGCGAGGACGACGAAGTGGCCGTGCTCGAGGCCATGAAGATGGAAATGCCGATCCTGTGCGAGGAAGACGGCACCGTCGCCGAGATCAAGGTTGAGCCGGGCCAGACCGTGGAAGCCGAGCAGGTACTGGTAGTTCTCAGCTAA
- a CDS encoding LysM peptidoglycan-binding domain-containing protein — translation MTKLKKVLPWMAIVAALGLLGGCASVCGVEKVPPKAPPPPPAVKKWTAPAKPMPVTEKPAPAPALPTTYTVEKCDDLWSISAKPQIYNDPWLWPLLWNANKDKIKNPNKISVGTVLMVPRSVSDADKAAARTQAKKFPKYMPPKGAKRYCPPK, via the coding sequence ATGACCAAGCTGAAAAAGGTTTTGCCCTGGATGGCGATTGTAGCCGCTCTGGGCCTGCTGGGTGGTTGTGCATCGGTGTGTGGGGTGGAGAAAGTTCCCCCCAAGGCTCCGCCTCCGCCTCCCGCCGTCAAGAAGTGGACCGCGCCGGCCAAGCCCATGCCGGTGACCGAGAAGCCGGCTCCGGCCCCCGCGCTGCCCACCACCTACACCGTGGAGAAGTGCGACGACCTGTGGAGCATCTCGGCCAAGCCCCAGATCTACAACGATCCCTGGCTGTGGCCCCTGCTGTGGAACGCCAACAAGGACAAGATCAAGAATCCCAACAAGATCTCGGTCGGCACCGTGTTGATGGTTCCCCGGAGCGTGAGCGACGCCGACAAGGCCGCCGCCCGCACCCAGGCCAAGAAGTTCCCCAAGTACATGCCTCCCAAGGGCGCCAAGCGCTACTGCCCGCCCAAGTAG